TAGTTATATTTATAGCACCGTTCCGGGAAACCGGCTGAATATTAACTTAAAACACAAAGGATTATGAAACGTCTGATTTTAATAGCGGCATTCGTTCTCTCGGCTGGCACACTGGCTGCCCAGAACTACATAATCGTAAACAGCGAAAAGGTCTTCAAGTCCATCGACGCCTACAACACTGCGCTTTCCACGCTGGACAAACTGGCCGAACAATATCAGGATATGGTAGACGCGAAGTTCGCCGAGGTGGAGACGCTCTACAACAATTACATGAACCAGAAAGCCTCGCTCACGGCCGCGACGCGCCAAACTCGGGAAAACGACATCCTGGCCAAAGAAAAAGCGGCACAGGAGTATCAGGAAACACTCTTCGGCAATGACGGCACCCTGATGAAAAAGCGTGTCGAAATGATCGAGCCGATCCAGAAACAGGTATTCTCCGCGATCGAAGCCTATGCCAAGCAGGTAGGTGCCGACGTGGTGCTCGATTCGGCCAATAACCCGACACTGCTCTACTCGAACCCCAGCGTAGACCGTACGCAGCAGGTTATCGACGTCCTCAAAAAATAGGATCATCAAAACATTAACTGATAATTTATGAAAAAAGCAATCAAACTAACCCTTGCGGTTGTATTCGTGATGGGCGCCACATCGCTCTTCGCACAGAAATTCGGGCGCATCAACACCCAGGAAGTTATCTCGGTGATGCCGGAAATGAAGGAGATGCAGACCAACATCGAAGCTTACAGTAAGGATCTTCAGGAGAGCATGGAGAACATTGTCGTCGAATACAATAACAAGTACCAGGAGTTCAACAAGAATTTCTCGACCATGTCGGACGCCGTACGCCAGCTCAAAGAGAAGGAACTGAATGACCTCATCCAGCGCCGCAACGATTTCGAACAGGTTGCACAGCAGGATCTCCAGAAGCGTTACAACGAGTTGCTGGCCCCGATCATCGACAAGGCCAAGGCTGCTATCGACAAGGTCGCAAGCGCTGGCAGCTACTTGGCAGTCTTCGATACCTCGACGGGGTCGCTGGCCTATTTCGATGAGGCCATGCTGACCGACCTCGCCCCGGCCGTGAAGAAGGAGCTGGGTATCACGGACGCCCCGGCAGCCGCGCCTGCCGCAGCCGCTGCTCCTGCTGCAAAATAAGGAGTGGCGAATAAACTCCAAAAAATAAAGACTTGAAAAGTGCCGGGGTTCCGGCACTTTTTTCATATCCAGACCGGGCATTGCGACCGGGAAAATACGGAAAGGAGTTTAAATTGTTCATTTCGTTCGAATATCGAACATAACGAACTTAAATTACCATTTTATTGCTATATTTCGCCCGATTATAAAGGATGAAATGAACAGAAACCACACAGAAACTATGATCAACTCATTCACGCTGTCGCAACTCATCGAAATGTCCGGGGACAACCGCCAGGGCCTGATGAGGGAGTGCTTCACGGCCAGCAGCGACAACCGTATGGAAATTTTCCGGTTCCCGTGCCGCATCGACGCCTTCGTCATCGGCGTCGGCACGGAAGGGGAGACCAGCGTATCGCTCAACCTGCACGAATACCGGCTGAAGAAAAATTCGAT
This Alistipes onderdonkii DNA region includes the following protein-coding sequences:
- a CDS encoding OmpH family outer membrane protein, which codes for MKRLILIAAFVLSAGTLAAQNYIIVNSEKVFKSIDAYNTALSTLDKLAEQYQDMVDAKFAEVETLYNNYMNQKASLTAATRQTRENDILAKEKAAQEYQETLFGNDGTLMKKRVEMIEPIQKQVFSAIEAYAKQVGADVVLDSANNPTLLYSNPSVDRTQQVIDVLKK
- a CDS encoding OmpH family outer membrane protein, translating into MKKAIKLTLAVVFVMGATSLFAQKFGRINTQEVISVMPEMKEMQTNIEAYSKDLQESMENIVVEYNNKYQEFNKNFSTMSDAVRQLKEKELNDLIQRRNDFEQVAQQDLQKRYNELLAPIIDKAKAAIDKVASAGSYLAVFDTSTGSLAYFDEAMLTDLAPAVKKELGITDAPAAAPAAAAAPAAK